One window of Panthera tigris isolate Pti1 chromosome C2, P.tigris_Pti1_mat1.1, whole genome shotgun sequence genomic DNA carries:
- the RRP1B gene encoding ribosomal RNA processing protein 1 homolog B isoform X1 encodes MAPAMQPAELQFAQRLASHEKGIRDRAVKKLRQYISVKTQRETGGFSQEELLKIWKGLFYCMWVQDEPLLQEELANTISQLVHVVNNSEAQHLFIQTFWQTMNREWKGIDRLRLGKYYMLIRLVLRQSFEVLKRNGWEESRIKLFLDVLMKEILHPESQSPDGVKFHFIGIYLDELSKVGGRELLADQNLRFIDPFCKVAAKTKDQTLVQTIARGVLEVIVDQSPLGPEETLEEQKPQAGEGEPSEEETPENEVVWRQTVSRKKTALSQQHSGMDGVRDDGARGGGRLEDAGPLLQFDYKAVADRLLEITNRKNTPPFNRKRLSKLIKKFRDLSEGSLSRLSFAEDISAEGDDQTLNRGKHKKKGNKLLEKSDPEEEGGNKSFLAEEEESEDGVQKRKGKKRRKVHLQPEHLGSGAPALPPEQNGGGEPEGSPGRAQKMPAAEPGAPAGPRPQEHSVSGPAPAQGKRKRPRKRSLRVQGESSESTPPLPRGDEAREPSPPAPPASGAPVQKRQRTLGALPINGSGPPALAWPPPQQQGRPAGLPPGRRLKKQKGEPSGLDLCDPSHQKAAILKKRKKVKEMCDLERRGGLKAEARLVQALGGGGALSPSKKQQLRTENDFVRFDTPFLPKPLFFRKAKSSSASAVSVRPAGQRDKTPSSSKKVTFGLNRNTTAEFKKTDKSILVSPTGPSRVAFNPEQRPLHGVLKTATGSPTGAPLGTKKPLSATPKRRPTAMDFF; translated from the exons GAGGTTTCAGTCAAGAAGAACTCCTAAAAATATGGAAAGGGCTCTTCTATTGCATGTGGGTGCAGGACGAACCCCTCCTACAG GAGGAGCTAGCAAACACTATTTCCCAGCTCGTCCACGTTGTTAACAACTCGGAGGCCC AACACCTGTTCATTCAAACCTTCTGGCAAACGATGAATCGAGAGTGGAAGGGGATAGACCGGCTGCGCCTGGGCAAGTACTATATG CTGATCCGTCTGGTCCTGAGGCAGTCCTTTGAAGTTCTGAAGCGAAATGGCTGGGAAGAAAG CCGAATCAAGCTATTCTTAGACGTCTTGATGAAGGAGATCTTGCACCCTGAGAGCCAGTCTCCTGATGGAGTGAAGTTCCACTTCATCGGCATTTACCTGGACGAACTGTCcaaagtgggagggagagag CTTTTGGCAGATCAGAATCTCAGGTTCATTGATCCATTCTGCAAAGTCGCTGCCAAGACTAAGGA CCAGACATTGGTGCAGACTATAGCTAGGGGTGTTCTTGAAGTCATCGTGGACCAGTCTCCTCTTGGACCTGAAGAGACCCTCGAGGAACAGAAGCCTCAGGCGGGCGAGGGTGAGCCCTCTGAAGAAGAAACGCCTGAAAACGAGGTGGTGTGGAGACAAACCGTCAGTAGAAAGAAGACCG CACTGAGCCAGCAGCACTCCGGGATGGACGGCGTCCGCGACGACGGGGCGAGAGGCGGCGGGCGCCTGGAGGACGCCGGGCCCCTGCTCCAG TTCGACTACAAGGCTGTTGCTGACCGACTCCTGGAAATCACCAACAGGAAGAACACCCCTCCCTTCAACAGGAAGCGtctctccaaactcatcaagaa atttCGGGATCTCTCCGAAG GCAGCCTATCCCGGCTCAGTTTTGCTGAGGACATTTCTGCTGAGGGAGATGACCAAACGCTCAACCGaggaaagcacaagaaaaaaggaaataaacttttagaGAAAAGCGACCCGGAGGAAGAAGGAG GAAACAAGTCCTTCCTTGCTGAAGAAGAGGAGAGCGAAGACGGTGttcagaagagaaaagggaaaaagaggaggaaggtcCATCTCCAACCAGAGCATTTAGGGTCGGGGGCTCCGGCCCTGCCCCCAGAACAGAACGGGGGCGGGGAGCCGGAGGGAAGTCCGGGAAGAGCCCAGAAAATGCCTGCGGCTGAGCCGGGGGCACCAGCTGGCCCTCGCCCCCAGGAGCACAGCGTTTCGGGGCCCGCCCCAGCGCAGGGTAAGAGGAAACGACCGAGGAAGAGAAGCCTGAGGGTCCAGGGCGAGAGCTCGGAGTCCACACCACCACTGCCTCGGGGGGACGAGGCCCGGGAACCGTCCCCTCCGGCACCCCCTGCCAGCGGAGCCCCGGTCCAGAAGAGGCAGAGGACGCTCGGAGCCCTCCCGATCAACGGCAGCGGCCCCCCCGCGCTggcctggcccccaccccagcagcagGGCCGTCCGGCCGGCCTGCCCCCGGGCAGGAGACTGAAGAAACAGAAGGGGGAGCCCAGCGGCCTTGACCTCTGCGACCCGTCTCATCAGAAAGCCgccatcttgaaaaagagaaagaaggtgaaaGAGATGTGTGACTTGGAGCGCCGCGGAGGGTTGAAGGCCGAAGCCAGGCTCGTCCAGGCTCTG GGCGGTGGGGGGGCTCTCAGCCCCTCAAAGAAGCAGCAGCTGAGGACGGAGAATGACTTCGTGAGGTTCGACACCCCCTTCTTACCGAAGCCCCTGTTCTTCAGAAAAGCCAAGAGCAGCAGTGCCTCTGCCGTCTCTGTGCGCCCTGCCGGGCAG CGAGACAAGACGCCCTCAAGCTCCAAGAAGGTCACCTTCGGGCTGAACAGAAACACGACTGCGG AATTCAAGAAGACAGACAAGAGTATCCTGGTCAGCCCCACGGGCCCCTCCCGAGTGGCCTTCAACCCTGAGCAGAGGCCCCTCCACGGCGTGCTAAAGACCGCCACCGGCTCACCCACCGGCGCCCCCCTGGGGACCAAGAAGCCGCTGAGCGCCACGCCAAAGAGAAGGCCCACGGCTATGGACTTTTTCTAG
- the RRP1B gene encoding ribosomal RNA processing protein 1 homolog B isoform X2 — MNREWKGIDRLRLGKYYMLIRLVLRQSFEVLKRNGWEESRIKLFLDVLMKEILHPESQSPDGVKFHFIGIYLDELSKVGGRELLADQNLRFIDPFCKVAAKTKDQTLVQTIARGVLEVIVDQSPLGPEETLEEQKPQAGEGEPSEEETPENEVVWRQTVSRKKTALSQQHSGMDGVRDDGARGGGRLEDAGPLLQFDYKAVADRLLEITNRKNTPPFNRKRLSKLIKKFRDLSEGSLSRLSFAEDISAEGDDQTLNRGKHKKKGNKLLEKSDPEEEGGNKSFLAEEEESEDGVQKRKGKKRRKVHLQPEHLGSGAPALPPEQNGGGEPEGSPGRAQKMPAAEPGAPAGPRPQEHSVSGPAPAQGKRKRPRKRSLRVQGESSESTPPLPRGDEAREPSPPAPPASGAPVQKRQRTLGALPINGSGPPALAWPPPQQQGRPAGLPPGRRLKKQKGEPSGLDLCDPSHQKAAILKKRKKVKEMCDLERRGGLKAEARLVQALGGGGALSPSKKQQLRTENDFVRFDTPFLPKPLFFRKAKSSSASAVSVRPAGQRDKTPSSSKKVTFGLNRNTTAEFKKTDKSILVSPTGPSRVAFNPEQRPLHGVLKTATGSPTGAPLGTKKPLSATPKRRPTAMDFF; from the exons ATGAATCGAGAGTGGAAGGGGATAGACCGGCTGCGCCTGGGCAAGTACTATATG CTGATCCGTCTGGTCCTGAGGCAGTCCTTTGAAGTTCTGAAGCGAAATGGCTGGGAAGAAAG CCGAATCAAGCTATTCTTAGACGTCTTGATGAAGGAGATCTTGCACCCTGAGAGCCAGTCTCCTGATGGAGTGAAGTTCCACTTCATCGGCATTTACCTGGACGAACTGTCcaaagtgggagggagagag CTTTTGGCAGATCAGAATCTCAGGTTCATTGATCCATTCTGCAAAGTCGCTGCCAAGACTAAGGA CCAGACATTGGTGCAGACTATAGCTAGGGGTGTTCTTGAAGTCATCGTGGACCAGTCTCCTCTTGGACCTGAAGAGACCCTCGAGGAACAGAAGCCTCAGGCGGGCGAGGGTGAGCCCTCTGAAGAAGAAACGCCTGAAAACGAGGTGGTGTGGAGACAAACCGTCAGTAGAAAGAAGACCG CACTGAGCCAGCAGCACTCCGGGATGGACGGCGTCCGCGACGACGGGGCGAGAGGCGGCGGGCGCCTGGAGGACGCCGGGCCCCTGCTCCAG TTCGACTACAAGGCTGTTGCTGACCGACTCCTGGAAATCACCAACAGGAAGAACACCCCTCCCTTCAACAGGAAGCGtctctccaaactcatcaagaa atttCGGGATCTCTCCGAAG GCAGCCTATCCCGGCTCAGTTTTGCTGAGGACATTTCTGCTGAGGGAGATGACCAAACGCTCAACCGaggaaagcacaagaaaaaaggaaataaacttttagaGAAAAGCGACCCGGAGGAAGAAGGAG GAAACAAGTCCTTCCTTGCTGAAGAAGAGGAGAGCGAAGACGGTGttcagaagagaaaagggaaaaagaggaggaaggtcCATCTCCAACCAGAGCATTTAGGGTCGGGGGCTCCGGCCCTGCCCCCAGAACAGAACGGGGGCGGGGAGCCGGAGGGAAGTCCGGGAAGAGCCCAGAAAATGCCTGCGGCTGAGCCGGGGGCACCAGCTGGCCCTCGCCCCCAGGAGCACAGCGTTTCGGGGCCCGCCCCAGCGCAGGGTAAGAGGAAACGACCGAGGAAGAGAAGCCTGAGGGTCCAGGGCGAGAGCTCGGAGTCCACACCACCACTGCCTCGGGGGGACGAGGCCCGGGAACCGTCCCCTCCGGCACCCCCTGCCAGCGGAGCCCCGGTCCAGAAGAGGCAGAGGACGCTCGGAGCCCTCCCGATCAACGGCAGCGGCCCCCCCGCGCTggcctggcccccaccccagcagcagGGCCGTCCGGCCGGCCTGCCCCCGGGCAGGAGACTGAAGAAACAGAAGGGGGAGCCCAGCGGCCTTGACCTCTGCGACCCGTCTCATCAGAAAGCCgccatcttgaaaaagagaaagaaggtgaaaGAGATGTGTGACTTGGAGCGCCGCGGAGGGTTGAAGGCCGAAGCCAGGCTCGTCCAGGCTCTG GGCGGTGGGGGGGCTCTCAGCCCCTCAAAGAAGCAGCAGCTGAGGACGGAGAATGACTTCGTGAGGTTCGACACCCCCTTCTTACCGAAGCCCCTGTTCTTCAGAAAAGCCAAGAGCAGCAGTGCCTCTGCCGTCTCTGTGCGCCCTGCCGGGCAG CGAGACAAGACGCCCTCAAGCTCCAAGAAGGTCACCTTCGGGCTGAACAGAAACACGACTGCGG AATTCAAGAAGACAGACAAGAGTATCCTGGTCAGCCCCACGGGCCCCTCCCGAGTGGCCTTCAACCCTGAGCAGAGGCCCCTCCACGGCGTGCTAAAGACCGCCACCGGCTCACCCACCGGCGCCCCCCTGGGGACCAAGAAGCCGCTGAGCGCCACGCCAAAGAGAAGGCCCACGGCTATGGACTTTTTCTAG